From Gimesia panareensis, the proteins below share one genomic window:
- a CDS encoding sulfatase, with protein sequence MIRLLQRVCCFLVVLLVFLSSSAPRLTAAERPWNVVFFLVDDLGWTDLACYGSDYYQTPNIDRLAAEGMKFTQNYSACNACSPTRGALMTGMYPARTHLTDWIPGWAKQYRDFPLKPPEWQQHLAQKYTTLPEALHEAGYKTMHVGKWHLGGPGNLPEDHGFNVNISGTNRGLPRSYHFPYGGDALKWDSRLTEEQRAGRYLTDRLTDEAVTLISEQKDNPFFLYFAFYSVHAPIQGRPDLAQKFRQLPKGKHHKNPEYAAMVHSVDIAIGRVRAQLEQSGIADRTLIVFTSDNGGVCRRTSSNIPLKGEKGQHWEGGTRVPAIVFWPGVTQPGSVCKTPTITMDFYPTILEITGVQGNAAHNRDVDGISLVPLLKNPQVALNREALYWHYPHYNVFIGIPYSAVRAGDYKLIHYYEDGHNELYDLAHDLGETQDLSAAQPELTARLEKQLQTHLQQVGAQMPVPNPAFKAKKQ encoded by the coding sequence ATGATCCGTCTGCTGCAACGCGTCTGCTGTTTCTTAGTGGTTCTGCTGGTTTTTCTGAGCAGCTCTGCTCCCAGACTCACTGCCGCCGAGCGTCCCTGGAACGTCGTCTTCTTTCTCGTCGATGACCTCGGCTGGACCGATCTGGCCTGCTACGGTAGTGATTACTATCAGACTCCCAACATTGATCGTCTGGCTGCCGAGGGGATGAAGTTCACGCAGAACTATTCCGCCTGTAATGCCTGTTCTCCGACCCGCGGTGCCCTGATGACCGGCATGTATCCCGCCCGCACTCACCTGACCGACTGGATTCCCGGCTGGGCAAAACAGTACCGCGACTTTCCTCTCAAACCGCCCGAATGGCAGCAGCACCTCGCACAGAAATATACGACGCTCCCCGAAGCACTGCACGAGGCCGGCTATAAAACGATGCACGTCGGTAAATGGCATCTGGGCGGACCGGGCAATCTACCCGAGGACCACGGATTCAATGTTAACATCAGTGGCACCAATCGGGGACTCCCCCGCAGCTATCACTTCCCCTATGGTGGCGATGCCCTGAAGTGGGACAGCCGACTGACTGAGGAGCAGCGCGCAGGCCGCTACCTGACCGATCGCCTCACCGACGAAGCCGTGACCCTCATCAGTGAGCAGAAGGACAATCCGTTTTTTCTCTATTTCGCTTTCTACTCGGTACACGCTCCGATTCAGGGACGTCCCGATCTGGCACAGAAATTCAGACAACTCCCTAAAGGCAAGCACCACAAAAATCCCGAATACGCGGCCATGGTGCATTCTGTTGATATCGCCATCGGTCGCGTCCGTGCCCAGTTGGAGCAGAGTGGCATCGCTGATCGTACGCTGATTGTCTTCACCTCTGATAATGGTGGCGTCTGTCGCAGGACCAGCAGCAACATTCCCTTGAAAGGAGAAAAAGGGCAGCACTGGGAAGGAGGCACGCGTGTGCCTGCGATCGTGTTCTGGCCCGGTGTTACGCAGCCCGGCTCCGTCTGCAAAACGCCCACGATCACGATGGACTTCTACCCCACCATTCTGGAAATCACCGGGGTACAGGGCAACGCCGCCCACAATCGGGACGTCGATGGCATCTCGCTGGTTCCTCTGCTTAAAAATCCTCAGGTAGCTCTCAACCGCGAGGCCCTCTACTGGCACTACCCGCATTACAACGTCTTTATCGGCATTCCTTACAGCGCCGTTCGTGCAGGGGATTACAAGCTGATCCACTACTACGAAGATGGACACAACGAACTCTACGATCTGGCACACGACCTGGGCGAGACGCAGGATCTGTCCGCAGCACAGCCGGAACTCACAGCCCGTCTTGAAAAACAGCTGCAGACCCACCTCCAACAGGTGGGAGCACAAATGCCTGTTCCCAATCCTGCTTTCAAAGCGAAAAAACAGTGA
- a CDS encoding ankyrin repeat domain-containing protein, translating into MHEFIAQDNLQAIREAVQRDPRSVNQLNESGWPPLYTAALYRNQPIIDFLLEQQATVDIFACIYLGLSDRAEHLLKANPDLVHQTTPDKLTPLHWAARTGNCDLTRLLLCYGADVNAVDENGGTCLMEASHPGPWKSEPAEEVIQLLLDHGAQVDLFQAAALGKTSLLSALLDQDPSLLDSLDPQGKTALYRAAQNNQLAAVQLLVERGANLNRSDPTGIAALHRTSQECSDELIQYLIDQGAEAHLCCHVACGDEAGTRRKLAQNPAAVHELLYEFNAVGYAIHCWQLGTLRILLHHGGKLSTEDQQQILRISDNDQSLLDELMALQEKKGA; encoded by the coding sequence ATGCACGAGTTCATCGCTCAAGACAATCTGCAGGCGATCCGCGAGGCAGTCCAGCGCGATCCCCGGTCCGTCAATCAGTTGAATGAATCGGGCTGGCCTCCCCTCTACACGGCGGCCCTGTATCGCAACCAGCCGATCATTGATTTTCTTCTGGAGCAGCAGGCCACCGTCGATATCTTTGCCTGTATCTACCTCGGACTGTCAGACCGGGCAGAACATTTACTGAAGGCGAATCCGGATCTGGTTCACCAGACCACTCCCGACAAGCTGACACCCCTGCACTGGGCTGCCCGAACGGGGAACTGCGATCTGACTCGCCTGTTGTTGTGTTACGGTGCGGATGTGAATGCCGTCGATGAGAATGGGGGGACCTGTCTGATGGAAGCCAGCCATCCCGGTCCCTGGAAATCGGAGCCTGCAGAAGAGGTCATTCAACTGCTGCTCGATCACGGGGCGCAAGTCGATCTGTTCCAGGCCGCTGCGCTGGGGAAAACCAGTCTCCTCAGTGCGCTCCTCGATCAGGATCCGAGTCTGCTCGACAGTCTGGATCCACAGGGGAAAACAGCCCTGTATCGCGCGGCTCAGAATAATCAACTGGCGGCAGTACAACTTCTGGTGGAACGGGGGGCGAATCTGAATCGGTCCGATCCCACAGGCATTGCTGCTTTACATCGCACCTCTCAAGAATGCAGTGATGAACTGATCCAATATCTGATCGATCAGGGGGCCGAGGCGCATCTCTGTTGTCACGTCGCCTGTGGTGACGAAGCGGGGACACGCCGGAAGCTGGCTCAGAATCCGGCTGCAGTCCACGAACTGCTTTACGAATTCAATGCGGTCGGATACGCAATTCACTGCTGGCAACTGGGAACGCTGCGAATTCTGTTACACCACGGAGGAAAACTCTCCACGGAAGACCAGCAGCAGATTCTCCGCATCAGTGACAACGATCAGAGCCTGCTCGATGAACTCATGGCCCTGCAGGAGAAAAAGGGCGCATGA